One Candidatus Korarchaeum sp. DNA segment encodes these proteins:
- a CDS encoding OsmC family protein, which translates to MVMEYKDLEVRVSGIRLSPTKTKVSCGGFDLMIDKLGGDAPSPLDLTLASLIGCLNITATLVAQEMGIEVSEASFEATGIFNPSVFYGKEGPRAGYKEVRVVMRLKTNADEEKLKEFIRRVEERCPVSDNLSNTTLMRLAVERA; encoded by the coding sequence ATGGTCATGGAATACAAGGACCTGGAGGTGAGGGTCTCGGGGATCAGGCTATCCCCCACCAAGACCAAGGTCTCCTGTGGGGGCTTCGACCTGATGATAGATAAGCTGGGCGGGGATGCTCCTAGCCCCTTAGACCTAACTCTAGCCTCCCTCATAGGATGCCTCAACATCACGGCTACTCTAGTGGCTCAAGAAATGGGGATCGAGGTGAGTGAGGCTTCCTTCGAGGCGACGGGCATCTTCAACCCATCCGTCTTCTACGGTAAGGAGGGCCCCAGGGCTGGCTACAAGGAGGTTAGGGTAGTTATGCGTCTCAAAACGAACGCGGATGAGGAGAAACTCAAGGAGTTCATCAGGAGGGTGGAGGAGAGGTGCCCTGTGAGCGATAACCTCTCCAACACGACCCTCATGAGGCTTGCAGTCGAGAGGGCGTGA
- a CDS encoding ECF transporter S component — translation MSLGQRVSATGLCAALYAIGSFSTSYIVSPFGRGQFRPAVVIPALFSIIYGPEVGGVGAAMGTLIADSAKHGSIYLPSLLAAVPGNFLGFYVLGRMLRREFNWTRFSLASQLSLALGCATVAYLYAFVISLLGMLPPNLTTYDLLLLGTSLALWFFITEYPFVILLVPPILRAVRAKLPRTVEGKPSWLVSLALPGLVFLAISLLLTLTPASAEVMRGLLVKLNPSYAASTLYLIQLLFAGSGVAMAISGVLLQLRGS, via the coding sequence ATGAGCCTAGGTCAGAGGGTCTCCGCCACCGGTCTGTGCGCCGCCCTTTACGCTATAGGCTCCTTCTCCACCTCCTACATCGTGTCTCCGTTCGGAAGGGGACAGTTCAGGCCAGCTGTAGTGATCCCAGCTCTCTTCTCCATAATCTACGGGCCCGAGGTAGGGGGGGTGGGGGCCGCTATGGGTACGCTGATAGCCGACTCAGCGAAGCATGGAAGCATTTACCTCCCCAGTCTACTTGCCGCTGTACCTGGGAACTTCTTGGGTTTCTACGTCCTCGGAAGAATGCTCAGGAGGGAATTCAACTGGACGAGGTTTTCCCTAGCCTCCCAGCTCTCACTAGCTCTGGGCTGCGCTACGGTAGCCTACCTCTACGCGTTCGTCATAAGCCTCCTCGGGATGCTCCCCCCGAACCTCACCACATACGATCTCCTCCTGCTGGGGACATCGCTCGCCCTCTGGTTCTTCATAACGGAGTACCCGTTCGTGATACTCCTAGTACCTCCCATCCTGAGGGCTGTGAGGGCCAAGCTCCCGAGGACAGTTGAGGGCAAGCCGTCGTGGCTCGTCTCACTGGCGCTCCCCGGTCTAGTCTTCCTAGCGATCTCCCTCCTGTTGACACTCACTCCCGCATCAGCTGAGGTGATGAGAGGACTCCTAGTGAAGCTCAACCCCTCTTACGCAGCTAGCACGCTCTATCTGATCCAGCTCCTCTTCGCCGGCTCAGGAGTAGCCATGGCCATATCTGGAGTCCTGCTCCAACTGAGGGGTTCCTGA
- a CDS encoding radical SAM protein, which translates to MEVIVTSDRTMISNHHGKEFLGFMTTSPPLFLPESLWMRLAAPKMRVNEKGEPWQAPYGLRKVEAALLDAGIDAAVVDPDHLLKHPEARVVAIGHHDFFALGPPSSEWWVLTKREPLNAKSFRRFMESKAMDYFRRKGAKIIVGGPAAWQWLYKPELIERWCVSTVIDGEAEKVIVDIVRRALDGEELPKFVQVGVDEVPSLGEIPLIRKPSVNGLIEISRGCPRKCRFCSVTLRPLRHYTLEMVSREMDVNMRSGVRSVILHSDDVLLYGSDSIYPNERALMKLHELVKSKGAFPVGWSHFSLSAVKYAEDEYKLISRISSMLGDYYKGVEVGIETGSPRLAERMMPAKALPYDVRNWREIVVDAFSIMHEAKIVPAATLITGLPDERPEDTIASIELVEDLKEFRSLIVPMYFVPMGLLKGENWYKREPTEEQLELMKACLRHDLRWVEDVARWYMRDLNPLARYLLSLFISSIRAAVRGFLEPPQIEVRSQAPG; encoded by the coding sequence GTGGAAGTGATAGTGACGAGCGATAGAACGATGATCTCTAACCACCACGGGAAGGAGTTCCTGGGATTCATGACGACATCTCCCCCGCTCTTCCTACCTGAGAGCCTCTGGATGAGGTTAGCAGCGCCTAAGATGAGGGTGAATGAGAAGGGGGAGCCGTGGCAAGCTCCTTACGGCTTGAGGAAAGTGGAAGCTGCTCTACTGGATGCCGGTATAGATGCCGCAGTGGTAGACCCGGATCACCTACTGAAGCACCCTGAGGCTAGAGTGGTGGCGATAGGCCATCACGACTTCTTCGCTCTCGGCCCACCGAGCAGCGAGTGGTGGGTCCTCACGAAGAGGGAGCCCTTGAACGCTAAGAGCTTCAGGAGATTCATGGAGAGCAAAGCTATGGATTACTTCAGGAGGAAGGGAGCTAAGATAATTGTGGGTGGTCCTGCAGCTTGGCAATGGCTTTACAAACCTGAGCTGATCGAGAGATGGTGCGTATCGACCGTCATAGATGGGGAAGCTGAGAAGGTGATAGTTGACATCGTCAGGAGGGCTCTCGATGGGGAGGAGCTCCCTAAGTTCGTGCAGGTGGGTGTGGATGAGGTCCCCTCCCTTGGGGAGATCCCGCTGATAAGGAAGCCGTCCGTCAACGGTTTGATAGAGATCTCGAGGGGCTGCCCTAGGAAGTGCAGGTTCTGCTCGGTGACCCTGAGACCGCTCAGGCACTACACCCTGGAGATGGTATCGAGGGAGATGGACGTCAACATGCGCTCCGGTGTGAGGAGCGTCATACTGCACTCAGATGACGTGCTCCTCTACGGTTCTGACAGTATCTACCCTAATGAAAGGGCTTTGATGAAGCTGCATGAGCTGGTGAAGAGCAAAGGTGCCTTTCCAGTGGGCTGGAGTCACTTCAGCCTCTCAGCCGTGAAGTACGCGGAGGATGAGTACAAGCTGATCAGTAGGATAAGCAGCATGCTCGGGGATTACTACAAGGGAGTTGAAGTTGGAATAGAGACGGGAAGCCCTAGACTAGCCGAGAGGATGATGCCGGCTAAAGCGCTACCTTACGATGTTAGGAACTGGAGGGAAATCGTTGTAGATGCCTTCTCCATAATGCATGAAGCCAAGATCGTGCCCGCAGCTACGCTAATAACGGGACTGCCCGATGAGAGGCCCGAGGATACAATAGCCTCCATAGAGCTAGTTGAGGATCTTAAGGAATTCAGGAGCCTGATAGTACCGATGTACTTCGTCCCGATGGGTCTATTGAAGGGGGAAAATTGGTACAAAAGGGAACCGACTGAGGAGCAGCTCGAACTAATGAAAGCGTGCTTGAGGCACGATCTGAGGTGGGTTGAGGACGTAGCTAGGTGGTACATGAGGGATCTCAACCCACTGGCTAGGTACCTGCTCTCGCTCTTCATATCCTCCATAAGAGCAGCAGTCAGGGGGTTCTTAGAGCCTCCCCAAATCGAGGTGCGCTCTCAAGCACCGGGTTGA
- a CDS encoding aldo/keto reductase yields the protein MNPFPIDFDDRKELGRTGERVSAIGIGTWGIRNKRNARDALMRALELGLDQIDTAEMYSTEGLVGEVVRSFGRENCFITTKLLPKHFISREEVIRAAERSLRRLGLRYADLILIHWPNDRVSVGEQVRHLEGVAERGLCRYIGVSNFGARELEEAIASTSKHEVVVNQVKYSVLDRSIERDLLPLCIERGVTIQAYTPLEGGRVSEVPALREIGERYGRTAVQVALNFLISRPRVTAITKSERVSRVEEFKGAMGWRLSEEDLAGII from the coding sequence TTGAACCCCTTCCCCATAGATTTCGATGACAGGAAGGAGCTTGGGAGGACTGGAGAAAGGGTATCAGCTATAGGCATAGGAACTTGGGGAATCAGAAACAAAAGGAACGCTAGAGATGCCCTAATGAGGGCCTTGGAGCTTGGACTTGATCAGATAGACACCGCCGAGATGTACTCCACTGAGGGGTTAGTAGGCGAGGTGGTGAGGTCCTTCGGGAGGGAAAACTGCTTCATCACGACGAAGCTCCTTCCTAAGCACTTCATCAGCAGGGAGGAGGTTATCAGAGCTGCTGAGCGCAGTTTGAGGAGACTCGGTCTGAGATACGCTGATCTCATACTGATACACTGGCCCAACGATCGAGTCAGCGTGGGGGAGCAGGTGAGGCACCTGGAGGGGGTGGCTGAGAGGGGCCTCTGCAGGTACATAGGGGTGAGCAACTTCGGTGCGAGGGAGCTCGAGGAGGCTATCGCTTCAACAAGCAAGCATGAGGTGGTGGTGAACCAGGTGAAGTACAGCGTGCTTGACAGGAGCATAGAGAGGGACCTGCTGCCCCTCTGCATCGAGCGAGGGGTGACCATACAGGCTTATACTCCCCTAGAGGGAGGAAGGGTAAGCGAGGTCCCTGCCCTAAGGGAGATAGGCGAGAGGTACGGGAGGACTGCCGTTCAAGTCGCTCTGAACTTCCTGATCTCAAGGCCCAGAGTCACGGCGATCACGAAGAGCGAGAGGGTGAGCAGGGTCGAGGAGTTCAAAGGTGCCATGGGCTGGAGGCTGAGCGAGGAGGACCTAGCTGGGATAATATAA
- a CDS encoding cation-efflux pump codes for MDVNRITLSSLSASLVLSAMKLYAGLVTGSLSVLAEFLHSALDSLTTLVTFLTVRFSMRPPDATHPYGHRKVDSIGGLAGALLLMLTMIWVMDEAIKRMMNPPEIEVSMLPIGVMLVSMLIDFERSRALRRAAEITGSRALESDALHFSSDMLTSLAVILGLMFVRMGVKVLDPLIAILISILFLRSALKISKEAIYDLTDRVDPKLIEEVRRACLSIPEVMEVERVRARTVGRFLFADVRVRGAPEDLRGRIAEVLRERLGMDVDLVLEVVEGETLEERVARLSKEVEGVIDVHAISVSNSEGGKRVSLHAVVKPDTEVWRAHQVADELERRIMEIPGVTEAVAHVDPADIPALRLSKEEMRDLLMGKVESMLKGTENKLESLEVTGPPWNITLRVLVPRSTELRAAHALTHELELTIREVVPSANVTVHFSTE; via the coding sequence ATGGACGTAAACAGGATAACGCTCAGCTCGCTCTCAGCATCCTTAGTCCTATCCGCGATGAAGCTATACGCTGGGCTTGTGACAGGTAGTCTCAGCGTGCTAGCCGAGTTCCTCCACTCCGCTCTGGACAGCTTAACGACGCTGGTAACCTTCCTAACGGTCAGGTTCTCGATGAGACCCCCGGATGCCACGCACCCCTACGGCCACAGGAAGGTCGATAGCATCGGGGGACTTGCTGGCGCGCTGCTCCTCATGTTAACGATGATCTGGGTCATGGATGAGGCTATTAAGAGGATGATGAATCCTCCTGAGATAGAGGTAAGCATGCTGCCGATCGGAGTGATGCTTGTATCTATGCTCATAGACTTCGAGAGGTCAAGGGCTCTGAGGAGGGCTGCAGAGATTACAGGGAGCAGGGCCCTGGAGTCAGACGCTCTCCACTTCTCCAGCGATATGCTCACCTCGCTCGCGGTGATATTGGGCTTGATGTTCGTCAGGATGGGGGTTAAAGTGCTCGATCCCTTGATTGCGATCCTCATATCGATCCTCTTCCTCAGGTCTGCCCTTAAGATATCCAAGGAAGCCATTTACGATCTGACGGACAGGGTGGATCCTAAGCTCATTGAGGAGGTGAGGAGGGCTTGCCTCTCAATACCGGAGGTGATGGAGGTCGAGAGAGTTAGGGCTAGGACCGTGGGAAGATTCCTATTCGCTGATGTGAGGGTGAGGGGGGCACCTGAGGACCTGAGGGGAAGGATAGCTGAGGTACTGAGGGAGAGGCTCGGTATGGATGTCGACCTCGTCCTGGAGGTGGTAGAGGGGGAGACGCTCGAGGAGCGCGTCGCGAGACTATCTAAGGAGGTGGAGGGGGTCATCGATGTGCACGCCATAAGCGTCTCAAATTCCGAGGGAGGGAAGAGGGTATCGCTTCACGCCGTCGTTAAACCGGATACGGAGGTCTGGAGAGCTCATCAGGTAGCTGATGAGCTGGAGAGGAGGATAATGGAGATACCAGGGGTTACTGAGGCCGTAGCTCATGTAGACCCCGCCGATATACCTGCATTGAGGTTGAGCAAGGAGGAGATGAGGGACCTTCTCATGGGGAAAGTTGAGAGCATGCTTAAGGGCACTGAGAATAAGCTTGAGTCATTGGAGGTGACGGGTCCTCCTTGGAACATCACCCTGAGGGTTCTAGTTCCTAGGAGCACTGAGCTGAGGGCCGCCCATGCACTCACCCATGAGTTGGAGCTGACGATAAGGGAGGTAGTGCCCAGCGCTAACGTAACGGTCCACTTCTCCACGGAGTGA
- a CDS encoding lysine exporter LysO family protein, which produces MLSSLLPAALLLSGMIIGSVLKLPSADAMVSLLIYFLLFLVGNSIGSERVVIGWKYLEIPLITVAGTLMAAAAASPIVGLPLKASLSVAAGFGWYTLAGPLVTSLLGARLGAIAFLSNLLREMIALALHRTIASKLGCDALIACGGAASMDTFLPFVTDACGSEGGMRSFVSGLILTLVTPPLISLTATYLWW; this is translated from the coding sequence ATGCTCTCTTCCTTGCTCCCAGCGGCCTTGCTGCTCTCGGGAATGATCATAGGTTCGGTCTTGAAGCTTCCCTCCGCTGACGCGATGGTATCGCTCCTAATATACTTCCTCCTCTTCCTCGTGGGAAACTCTATAGGCTCCGAGAGGGTTGTTATCGGCTGGAAGTATTTGGAGATCCCTCTGATAACGGTAGCCGGAACTCTGATGGCTGCAGCGGCTGCCTCACCCATAGTGGGACTACCGCTTAAAGCGAGCTTGAGCGTGGCCGCTGGATTCGGATGGTACACCCTGGCTGGTCCTCTGGTAACAAGCTTATTAGGAGCGAGATTGGGGGCAATCGCCTTCCTCTCCAACCTTTTGAGGGAGATGATAGCTTTAGCACTCCACAGGACGATAGCCAGCAAGCTCGGGTGCGACGCCCTAATAGCCTGCGGGGGGGCAGCTTCCATGGATACCTTCCTTCCCTTCGTCACCGATGCGTGCGGTAGTGAGGGAGGCATGAGGTCCTTCGTATCGGGACTCATCCTAACCCTCGTAACACCCCCGTTGATATCCCTCACCGCGACCTACTTATGGTGGTAG
- a CDS encoding nitroreductase family protein, translating into MERCLDLLLTRRSVRKFEGREVSEDVIREVLDVARYAPSARNSQPWEFVVIKDRKLIYELGRVHKYASPLLNAPLAIVVLCDPKASPTSYLVDCANATLYLMLAAHALGLGSVWIQSLRDAERINGLIGAPADRVPVAVLALGYPAESPSPPSRKELSEIVHLNKYGSRWEG; encoded by the coding sequence ATGGAGAGGTGCCTGGACCTCCTCCTGACCAGGAGGAGCGTGAGGAAGTTCGAGGGAAGGGAAGTGAGCGAGGACGTCATTAGGGAGGTACTGGATGTCGCTAGGTACGCCCCGAGCGCCAGGAACTCCCAGCCCTGGGAGTTCGTGGTGATCAAGGACAGGAAGCTGATCTATGAACTTGGGAGGGTTCATAAGTACGCTTCTCCACTCCTAAACGCTCCACTAGCTATAGTAGTGCTTTGCGACCCTAAGGCATCCCCCACATCTTACTTGGTGGACTGCGCGAACGCTACACTTTACCTCATGCTCGCAGCTCACGCCCTAGGGCTGGGAAGCGTTTGGATACAGAGCCTCAGGGACGCCGAGAGGATCAACGGCCTGATAGGGGCCCCCGCCGATAGGGTGCCGGTGGCCGTGTTAGCGCTCGGGTACCCCGCTGAGAGCCCCTCCCCACCCAGTAGGAAGGAGTTAAGCGAGATAGTGCACTTGAACAAGTATGGTTCGAGGTGGGAAGGATGA
- a CDS encoding molybdenum cofactor guanylyltransferase, with product MLTTGELMDDQLTVLILAGGYSERFGCNKALYEVEGRPLISYVLERAMLLSKKVIISFKRDLIDLARIFPYAEIVVDSLELKAPIVGLMSSLRKVGTEYVAIMTCDSPLVKPEVMRILYGLARGRSGAVPVWPDGKMEPLQAVYRTEELLRGLRDCWRKGDLRVRCAIECMSDALLVPVEVLREVDPELESLLNLNSREDLRDFLRRLRP from the coding sequence ATGCTGACGACGGGAGAGCTCATGGATGATCAGCTAACGGTACTGATACTCGCCGGTGGTTACAGCGAGAGGTTCGGATGCAATAAAGCCCTCTACGAGGTTGAAGGTAGACCTCTCATCTCATATGTCTTGGAGAGGGCGATGCTTCTCTCTAAGAAGGTGATCATATCGTTTAAGCGGGACCTGATCGATTTGGCGAGGATCTTCCCTTACGCTGAGATCGTAGTTGACTCGCTGGAATTGAAAGCTCCGATAGTAGGTTTGATGAGCTCCTTAAGGAAGGTCGGGACTGAGTACGTTGCGATAATGACCTGCGACTCTCCCCTGGTCAAACCAGAGGTCATGAGGATCCTCTATGGATTAGCTAGGGGGAGGAGCGGGGCCGTGCCCGTCTGGCCCGATGGGAAGATGGAGCCCCTCCAAGCGGTTTACAGGACCGAGGAACTTCTTAGGGGGTTGCGAGATTGCTGGAGGAAGGGAGATCTAAGGGTCAGATGCGCCATCGAATGCATGAGCGATGCGCTCCTCGTTCCCGTTGAGGTGCTCAGGGAGGTGGATCCCGAGCTTGAATCTCTCCTCAACCTGAACTCCAGGGAGGACCTCCGGGACTTCCTGAGGAGATTGAGGCCTTAA
- a CDS encoding DUF2099 family protein, whose product MHELLCRGARVIVEGCDVRVLTDPAVSRCPYVRATYGIEEIDRDAVKRIVEAKIKEFGFFCPHRSLESDIAVPFGSSEMISSVMGELLDCAVVVCDGAGTVITSNPGLVQGIGARMNGLLRTAPIPEVIERIRDRGGEALEGEIDQVAGVKRAIERGFRRIAVTVIGPMAREIERLRELEEQHGVRLAIFSTCNTLVSEEDVKYVELADVVCASASRLVIERVGRRALMQLGVHIPVFILTDFGKRIALRYLEAMRSPVLVSRARMPFVSEDKLPKLKGIHDKSL is encoded by the coding sequence ATGCACGAGCTGCTGTGCAGAGGAGCTAGAGTTATCGTGGAGGGATGCGATGTCAGGGTCCTGACGGATCCCGCGGTCTCCAGATGCCCTTACGTTAGGGCAACCTACGGTATCGAGGAAATAGATAGGGACGCGGTCAAGAGGATCGTTGAGGCTAAGATCAAGGAGTTCGGTTTCTTCTGCCCTCACAGGTCCCTTGAGAGCGATATAGCAGTTCCCTTCGGGAGCTCAGAGATGATAAGCTCCGTGATGGGGGAATTGCTGGACTGCGCCGTTGTGGTGTGCGATGGGGCTGGCACCGTGATAACATCGAACCCAGGCCTGGTCCAGGGGATAGGGGCCAGGATGAATGGGTTGCTCAGGACAGCGCCAATACCCGAGGTGATCGAGAGGATAAGGGATAGGGGAGGGGAGGCTCTCGAGGGCGAAATAGATCAGGTGGCTGGGGTGAAGAGAGCAATAGAGAGGGGATTCAGGAGGATAGCTGTTACGGTCATAGGTCCCATGGCGAGGGAGATAGAGAGGCTGAGGGAGTTGGAGGAGCAACATGGGGTGAGGCTAGCTATATTCTCAACATGCAATACGCTGGTCTCCGAGGAGGACGTTAAGTACGTTGAGCTCGCTGATGTGGTTTGCGCCAGCGCATCCAGGCTCGTCATCGAGAGGGTCGGGAGGAGGGCCCTGATGCAGTTGGGCGTGCATATACCAGTCTTCATCCTGACTGATTTTGGGAAGAGGATAGCGTTGAGGTATCTAGAGGCGATGAGGTCCCCTGTACTCGTGTCGAGAGCGAGGATGCCCTTCGTTTCAGAGGATAAACTACCGAAGCTAAAGGGGATACACGATAAATCACTTTAA
- a CDS encoding mechanosensitive ion channel, producing the protein MSSKGSLRSSLLSLISWIFIYILAHSMIFVTIPSLLPDVGKVIEGYYTYIAVGITLLIGYMAVKSLSEFSYWSARIRYDEGTSAAIRSLVRIAGVASLISGIAGGVAGGAAGVALGGFLGIIVGQASQQVIGQAVAGFIVLISRPVSIGDRVTVAGETGVIRDVTTMFTVIEKDDGSVVMIPNNMLMGSKVYKHAVREGQPGA; encoded by the coding sequence ATGAGTAGCAAGGGTAGCCTGAGGAGTAGCTTGCTCTCCTTGATCTCCTGGATCTTCATATACATCCTAGCTCATTCGATGATCTTCGTCACGATACCCTCGTTGCTACCGGACGTGGGGAAGGTAATAGAGGGCTATTATACATATATAGCAGTGGGAATAACGCTTCTAATAGGTTATATGGCTGTTAAATCGCTTTCAGAGTTCTCCTATTGGTCAGCTAGGATCCGATACGATGAGGGGACATCCGCAGCGATCAGGAGCTTAGTGAGGATAGCGGGGGTGGCTTCCCTCATATCAGGCATAGCTGGCGGTGTAGCGGGTGGTGCCGCTGGCGTAGCCCTGGGGGGGTTCCTGGGGATAATCGTGGGGCAAGCGAGCCAACAGGTGATAGGACAGGCGGTAGCCGGGTTCATAGTCCTCATCTCCAGGCCCGTCTCGATAGGGGACAGGGTTACCGTGGCCGGTGAGACGGGAGTCATCAGGGACGTGACCACCATGTTCACCGTGATCGAGAAGGATGACGGTAGTGTCGTGATGATACCGAACAACATGCTCATGGGATCGAAGGTGTACAAGCATGCGGTCAGGGAGGGTCAACCCGGTGCTTGA
- a CDS encoding flavin reductase family protein produces the protein MRSLPLSFFHNISYPRNAVLVTSEDFEGKANAMAAAWHSPLSVRPPLYGVAISPKRATYEFIRRSKRFGINFLPFDMLDSLHTCGRVSFREAGEGKLRRAKLTPIRGEFGAYVIEEAYASLECYLVKVVEVGDHDWFIGEVKSVLLRGELRGSILDLEGVRPTLYMGEDHYATADPSSLRRGVVIE, from the coding sequence ATGAGGAGCCTCCCCCTGAGCTTCTTCCACAACATATCCTATCCCAGGAACGCCGTACTCGTTACCAGCGAGGACTTTGAGGGGAAAGCTAACGCTATGGCAGCCGCTTGGCACTCCCCCCTCAGCGTCAGACCCCCTCTCTACGGAGTGGCTATAAGCCCTAAGAGAGCTACTTACGAGTTCATCAGGAGGAGCAAGCGTTTTGGGATCAACTTCCTCCCCTTCGATATGCTAGATTCGCTCCACACTTGCGGGAGGGTTTCCTTCAGGGAAGCCGGAGAGGGGAAGCTCAGGAGGGCTAAGCTAACCCCCATCAGAGGGGAGTTCGGGGCTTACGTTATCGAGGAGGCCTACGCTTCCCTCGAGTGCTACTTGGTTAAGGTGGTGGAGGTGGGCGATCACGACTGGTTCATAGGGGAGGTGAAGTCCGTCCTACTGAGGGGGGAGCTCAGGGGTAGCATCCTGGATCTGGAAGGGGTGAGGCCAACGCTCTACATGGGGGAGGACCACTACGCCACGGCTGACCCGAGTAGCCTGAGGAGAGGGGTCGTTATCGAGTGA
- a CDS encoding D-glucuronyl C5-epimerase family protein, with product MGRRLLLISLSIVAVAVTLHLLSDGTSSGSSTSAERCDLLMSDIENTLRRFEKVRGSDAAMKQLLDSLKADLEYMRLCRKPELFERFAPEGVQVPLVYITKQGFNVHAINAMNLATESLFYRRNWEEFKRIMDWMLRYLEWKGNASFFNFYFAWERASIPWNSSFSQGIAAGYYAIAYRKFNDARYYEAAKSLVNSFLIRHEDGGFVLETAYGPFYLEYSNAPDDLVLNGFMLSLKGLAIYDGLIGDEVSRKALSEGLETLRRILPYYERNNWSLYSPKHGRATEDYHRLHIRLLYFLGSWSGDSELLRYAERWDSYLTSRSELPRAKQEYEFWRGLVDSLRSP from the coding sequence ATGGGACGCAGGCTCCTCCTGATTTCCCTCTCCATAGTAGCGGTCGCGGTAACGCTACACCTCTTGAGTGATGGTACCTCCAGCGGGAGCTCGACTTCAGCTGAGAGGTGCGATCTCCTGATGAGCGATATCGAGAACACCTTGAGGAGGTTCGAGAAAGTGAGAGGGAGCGATGCTGCTATGAAGCAACTCTTAGATTCCCTGAAGGCCGATCTGGAGTACATGAGGCTCTGCAGGAAACCTGAGCTATTCGAGAGGTTCGCTCCGGAGGGTGTTCAGGTCCCCCTGGTTTACATAACTAAGCAGGGGTTCAACGTGCACGCTATAAACGCCATGAACCTCGCTACGGAGTCCCTCTTCTACAGAAGGAACTGGGAAGAGTTCAAGCGCATAATGGATTGGATGCTCCGTTACTTGGAGTGGAAGGGAAATGCCTCCTTCTTCAACTTCTACTTCGCTTGGGAGAGGGCCTCGATACCCTGGAACTCCTCCTTCAGTCAGGGGATAGCGGCTGGCTATTACGCCATCGCTTACAGGAAGTTCAATGACGCTAGGTACTATGAGGCGGCTAAATCCCTAGTCAACAGCTTCCTGATACGCCATGAGGACGGGGGTTTCGTGTTGGAGACAGCTTACGGACCCTTCTACTTGGAGTACTCGAACGCGCCCGATGACCTGGTGCTCAACGGGTTCATGCTCTCGCTGAAGGGCCTAGCCATATACGATGGCTTGATCGGGGACGAGGTGAGCAGGAAAGCTTTGAGCGAGGGACTGGAGACCCTGAGGAGGATACTCCCATACTACGAGAGGAACAACTGGTCCCTTTACTCCCCCAAGCATGGGAGAGCTACCGAAGATTACCATAGGCTGCACATAAGGCTACTCTACTTCCTCGGGAGTTGGTCGGGCGACTCGGAGCTCCTGAGGTACGCTGAGCGCTGGGACTCCTACCTAACCTCGAGGTCAGAGCTTCCAAGGGCGAAGCAGGAGTACGAGTTCTGGAGGGGACTCGTAGACTCGCTTCGAAGCCCCTAG
- a CDS encoding phosphate uptake regulator PhoU: MKDLGYRSLLLIGGSSYAITLPKEWVRERKVSSKTKAKLFEGPSGELVIYLGEGEGSSRARVELRGREGVWEIVAAYLEGYDEVEVVRGRMTRKDVETLRSTLSKLLGMEILEEGSGRILARCLIDYSSANPMDLLSRMRGIIIGMLSDLRTACLERDEETLSLVAERDDDVDRLYFALVRQVRKAMRSPEIMGRLGLEPIELLDMRIAAMILELIADSVAELSHCDRLDPFADTLEEAQKLFSSAFNSFEQRDFRTALEVRGIIERRVKDVASRSDGRLVVPLINLLIRIGDLCDLVSPRF; this comes from the coding sequence ATGAAGGACCTGGGCTATAGATCGCTCCTCCTGATAGGGGGGAGCTCCTACGCAATCACCTTACCGAAGGAGTGGGTGAGGGAGCGGAAGGTATCCTCAAAGACCAAGGCCAAGCTGTTTGAGGGTCCCTCAGGGGAGCTCGTGATCTACCTCGGGGAGGGTGAGGGGAGCTCCAGAGCCAGGGTGGAGCTGAGGGGCAGGGAGGGGGTTTGGGAGATAGTGGCGGCTTACCTAGAGGGATACGACGAGGTGGAGGTAGTGAGGGGGAGGATGACTAGGAAGGATGTCGAGACCCTCAGGAGCACTCTATCCAAGCTCCTTGGGATGGAGATCCTTGAGGAAGGATCTGGGAGGATTTTAGCGAGGTGCCTAATCGATTACTCCTCAGCTAACCCGATGGATCTGCTCTCGAGGATGAGGGGCATCATAATAGGCATGCTCTCCGATCTGAGAACCGCTTGCCTGGAGAGGGATGAGGAGACCCTATCGCTAGTAGCTGAGAGGGACGACGACGTTGACAGGCTCTACTTCGCTCTAGTCAGGCAGGTGAGGAAGGCCATGAGGAGCCCTGAGATAATGGGAAGGCTAGGCCTAGAGCCGATAGAACTCCTCGATATGAGGATAGCAGCTATGATACTTGAGCTCATAGCTGATAGTGTAGCGGAGCTATCTCACTGTGACCGCTTAGATCCTTTCGCTGATACGCTCGAGGAGGCTCAAAAGCTCTTCTCCTCAGCGTTCAACTCATTCGAACAGAGGGACTTCAGGACCGCCTTGGAGGTGAGGGGCATCATCGAGAGGAGGGTCAAAGATGTGGCTAGCAGATCCGACGGTAGGCTGGTAGTACCCCTTATAAATCTACTCATCAGGATAGGGGACCTCTGCGACCTGGTGAGCCCCAGGTTCTAG